The Sinomonas sp. P10A9 genome includes a window with the following:
- a CDS encoding DUF4031 domain-containing protein — translation MAILIDSPIWPAHGTVFAHLISDTSLAELHAFAAAAEIPERAFDEDHYDVPERRHHELVALGAHEVSGRHLARTLIASGLRIPARERAKALELPLLQRWDAALPGRGDLGRELLDRWAEPHRRYHTRAHLFAVLTSLEVIADGGASPREVPRAVVLAAWFHDAVYRAGLGGAAPASDEEESALLAEDRLSAAGLSDAEIGEVGRLVRLTAGHSPETHDAAGQLLCDADLAVLGRDQNGYRRYAGQVRAEFAHVPDNAFRAGRAAVLNQLLGLDPLFHTTAGRSLWDARARENLRTELAAGSWLAQY, via the coding sequence ATGGCGATCCTCATCGATTCCCCTATCTGGCCCGCCCACGGGACGGTGTTCGCCCATCTCATCTCGGACACCTCGCTCGCGGAGCTGCATGCCTTCGCGGCCGCAGCAGAGATTCCCGAACGCGCCTTCGACGAGGACCACTACGACGTCCCCGAGCGCCGCCACCACGAACTCGTAGCGCTCGGAGCCCACGAGGTCTCTGGCAGGCATCTGGCCCGCACGCTCATCGCGTCGGGCCTGCGCATCCCCGCACGCGAGCGCGCGAAGGCCCTCGAACTGCCCCTGCTCCAGCGGTGGGACGCCGCACTCCCCGGGCGCGGGGACCTCGGCCGCGAGCTTCTGGACCGCTGGGCCGAGCCGCACCGCCGCTACCACACGCGCGCCCATCTCTTCGCGGTCCTGACGTCCCTGGAGGTGATCGCCGACGGGGGCGCGTCCCCGCGAGAGGTACCGCGCGCCGTCGTCCTCGCGGCGTGGTTCCACGACGCCGTGTACCGGGCTGGCCTCGGCGGTGCTGCGCCCGCTTCCGACGAGGAGGAATCTGCGCTGCTGGCCGAGGACCGTCTCTCCGCTGCGGGCCTGTCCGACGCCGAGATCGGCGAAGTGGGCCGGCTCGTCCGGCTCACCGCTGGGCACTCCCCCGAGACGCACGACGCCGCGGGGCAGCTCCTGTGCGACGCCGACCTCGCGGTACTGGGCCGCGACCAGAACGGGTACCGCCGGTATGCGGGACAGGTCCGGGCCGAGTTCGCCCATGTCCCGGACAACGCCTTCCGCGCGGGCCGCGCCGCGGTCCTCAATCAGCTGCTCGGGCTGGATCCGCTGTTCCACACAACCGCCGGGCGCTCGCTGTGGGACGCCCGCGCGCGTGAGAACCTGCGGACGGAGCTCGCCGCAGGCTCCTGGCTCGCCCAGTACTGA
- a CDS encoding 2'-5' RNA ligase family protein → MADEPEEGLHPFVAVAFVEATGVGQRFGKRHWPLHVTLLRFDMAPEAALTAASGAFSCCEPLRVRIGHDAAFGYRGRVQVSLVEHDAGLQALHERILKAVAAGGGRIHSPHHTGRGFRPHVSVQGERRVHPGQTVLLGGVSLVDMAPDGDAEWRMPIGEWGEGTSDAG, encoded by the coding sequence GTGGCGGATGAACCAGAGGAAGGCCTCCACCCGTTCGTGGCGGTGGCGTTCGTCGAGGCCACGGGTGTCGGGCAGCGGTTCGGAAAGCGGCACTGGCCGCTGCACGTGACGCTCCTGCGCTTCGATATGGCCCCGGAGGCCGCCCTGACGGCGGCGTCCGGGGCTTTTTCGTGCTGTGAGCCTCTCCGCGTCCGGATCGGGCACGACGCCGCCTTCGGCTATCGAGGCCGGGTGCAGGTCTCGCTCGTGGAGCACGACGCCGGCCTGCAGGCCCTGCACGAGCGGATCCTCAAGGCGGTGGCCGCGGGCGGGGGGCGCATTCACAGCCCCCATCACACCGGCCGGGGCTTCCGGCCGCACGTGTCCGTTCAGGGCGAGCGACGCGTCCACCCGGGGCAGACGGTCCTCCTTGGCGGCGTGTCGCTCGTGGACATGGCCCCGGACGGGGACGCCGAGTGGCGCATGCCGATCGGGGAGTGGGGCGAGGGCACATCGGACGCCGGCTGA
- a CDS encoding YceI family protein encodes MPELDSSLAGEWKFDPAHTRLGFSTRHAMVTKVRGAFNDVEGVINVDVDEPTNSSVNVVIQVKSIDTRNAQRDEHLRTNDFFDAPHHPEITFVSKRIDQVEENSFIVNGDLTIRGVTKEIAVPIEFIGIETDPFGNMRAGFEGSRRIDRKDFGVNWNAGLDSGGVLVSDRILLEFEISAIKSTDSDGDDDSNEKPDHD; translated from the coding sequence ATGCCCGAACTCGATAGTTCACTTGCCGGCGAGTGGAAGTTCGACCCCGCACACACGCGACTCGGCTTCTCGACGCGCCATGCGATGGTCACCAAGGTACGCGGCGCGTTCAACGACGTCGAAGGCGTCATCAACGTGGACGTCGACGAGCCGACCAACTCGTCCGTCAACGTCGTCATCCAGGTGAAGAGCATCGACACCCGCAATGCACAGCGTGACGAGCACCTTCGGACCAATGACTTCTTCGATGCGCCGCACCATCCGGAGATCACGTTCGTCTCGAAGCGAATTGACCAGGTCGAGGAGAATAGCTTCATCGTCAACGGCGACCTGACGATCCGCGGCGTGACGAAGGAGATCGCGGTTCCGATCGAGTTCATCGGCATAGAGACCGACCCGTTCGGCAACATGCGCGCCGGCTTCGAGGGATCACGCCGCATCGACCGCAAGGACTTCGGTGTCAACTGGAACGCTGGCCTCGATTCGGGCGGCGTGCTGGTCTCCGACCGCATCCTGCTCGAGTTCGAGATCTCAGCGATCAAGTCTACTGACAGCGACGGCGACGACGACAGCAACGAGAAGCCCGATCACGACTGA
- a CDS encoding YccF domain-containing protein, with product MKTLLNLIWFIFGGFVLALGYFLAGLICCALIVTIPWGIASFRIASYALWPFGRTIVDKGGRVGTASMIGNIIWLLVAGIWIAIGHVATAIAMATTIIGIPLAIANLKLIPVSLMPLGKEIVPTDRLLAGFGR from the coding sequence ATGAAGACTCTTCTGAATCTCATCTGGTTCATCTTCGGCGGCTTCGTCCTGGCCCTCGGCTACTTCCTCGCGGGACTGATCTGCTGCGCCCTCATCGTCACCATCCCGTGGGGCATAGCGTCGTTCCGCATCGCCTCCTACGCCCTGTGGCCGTTCGGCCGCACGATCGTGGACAAGGGCGGACGCGTCGGAACGGCCTCGATGATCGGGAACATCATCTGGCTCCTCGTGGCAGGAATCTGGATTGCCATCGGCCACGTCGCGACGGCCATCGCCATGGCCACGACGATCATCGGCATCCCCCTCGCGATCGCAAACCTCAAGCTCATTCCGGTCTCGCTCATGCCGCTCGGCAAGGAAATCGTGCCCACCGACCGCCTTCTCGCAGGCTTCGGGCGCTGA
- a CDS encoding pyridoxamine 5'-phosphate oxidase family protein, producing MAKHETPNPTQSEGVRTLSPEDAWERARTMVVGRLAFSSGERLELFPINYLVDRGTVLFRTAPGTKLAASMGRLKVAFEVDGYEADVREAWSVVIHGVLEPVLNTEEIVDAVALPLFPWQSGEKAFFVRIVPSEITGRQFLVADPGHWASQFMGGPRASGE from the coding sequence ATGGCCAAGCACGAGACCCCGAATCCCACCCAGTCTGAGGGCGTCCGCACCCTCTCGCCCGAGGATGCCTGGGAACGGGCCCGAACCATGGTTGTGGGCCGGCTGGCCTTCAGCAGCGGCGAGCGCCTCGAGCTCTTCCCGATCAATTACCTCGTGGACCGCGGGACTGTGCTCTTCCGCACAGCCCCGGGCACAAAGCTCGCGGCGTCGATGGGCCGGCTCAAGGTCGCCTTCGAGGTCGACGGCTACGAGGCCGACGTCCGCGAGGCCTGGTCGGTCGTCATCCATGGTGTCCTCGAGCCCGTGCTCAACACCGAAGAGATCGTCGACGCTGTCGCGCTGCCGCTGTTCCCGTGGCAGTCGGGGGAGAAGGCGTTCTTCGTGCGGATCGTGCCGTCCGAGATCACCGGTCGTCAGTTCTTGGTTGCGGACCCGGGTCACTGGGCCTCCCAGTTCATGGGCGGCCCTCGGGCCTCGGGCGAGTAG
- a CDS encoding DEAD/DEAH box helicase, with protein MADQTFVSLGVPTPLSRILADQGIESPFPIQTKTLPDTLSGRDVLGRGRTGSGKTIAFALPLVARLAESGRAGSGRRRPGRPLGLVLAPTRELATQIDATVAPLAASMGLNTTVIYGGVSQARQERALGGGVDIIIACPGRLEDLGRQGIVNLNDIEVTVLDEADHMADLGFLPVVKRLLDQTPKNGQRLLFSATLDNGVDKIVTRYLHEPLTHSVDAPQAAVSTMEHHVLLTQDATSKKNLIEALASGQGRRVLFMRTKHHAKRLAQQLTKSGIPAVDLHGNLSQNARDRNLADFASGAVRVLVATDVAARGVHVDDVELVVHVDPPAEHKAYLHRSGRTARAGSDGTVVTIVLPEQKHDVRKLLRDAGVKVEITPVTSSSSEVAALVGERAEYVDPEVRAAAVAAKMPQQGGGTSTGANAQRKRSRRGPGAGQGTRDDVARRGRGGAGGEGHRNDAPAAKGQTARSSQGGQDSRQGRGSRTRAEGSAPVRGQQQRGQQRGERTGGEQTRGGSAAVWSSTTGGTSGGSYSGGSGSGGQRGQGSQGGQGQRGSQGRGRGPRRAGAPASNAR; from the coding sequence ATGGCTGATCAGACCTTCGTTTCCCTTGGCGTGCCCACGCCCCTGTCCCGCATCCTTGCGGACCAGGGCATCGAGTCGCCGTTCCCCATCCAGACCAAGACCCTTCCCGACACCCTGTCGGGCCGAGACGTCCTCGGCCGCGGCCGCACCGGCTCGGGCAAGACCATCGCCTTCGCGCTCCCGCTCGTGGCACGCCTCGCCGAATCGGGCCGCGCAGGCTCGGGGCGCCGTCGTCCGGGCCGCCCGCTCGGGCTCGTGCTCGCCCCGACCCGTGAGCTCGCCACTCAGATCGATGCGACGGTCGCCCCGCTCGCTGCCTCCATGGGGCTGAACACCACGGTGATCTACGGCGGCGTCTCCCAGGCCCGCCAGGAGCGTGCGCTCGGCGGCGGCGTCGACATCATCATCGCGTGCCCCGGCCGGCTCGAGGATCTCGGCCGCCAGGGCATCGTGAACCTGAACGACATCGAGGTCACCGTCCTCGACGAGGCCGACCACATGGCGGACCTCGGCTTCCTGCCCGTGGTCAAGCGCCTCCTCGACCAGACCCCGAAGAACGGCCAGCGCCTGCTCTTCTCGGCGACCCTGGACAATGGCGTGGACAAGATCGTCACGCGCTACCTGCACGAGCCGCTCACCCACTCGGTCGACGCACCGCAGGCCGCGGTGAGCACCATGGAGCACCACGTCCTGCTCACCCAGGACGCCACGAGCAAGAAGAACCTCATCGAGGCGCTCGCGTCCGGCCAGGGCCGTCGCGTGCTGTTCATGCGCACCAAGCACCACGCCAAGCGCCTGGCCCAGCAGCTCACGAAGTCCGGCATCCCCGCCGTCGACCTCCACGGCAACCTGTCCCAGAACGCCCGCGACCGCAATCTCGCGGACTTCGCATCCGGTGCGGTGCGCGTGCTCGTCGCCACCGACGTCGCCGCCCGCGGCGTGCACGTGGACGACGTCGAGCTCGTGGTCCACGTCGACCCGCCGGCCGAGCACAAGGCGTACCTGCACCGCTCAGGCCGCACGGCCCGTGCGGGCTCGGACGGCACCGTTGTGACGATCGTCCTGCCCGAGCAGAAGCACGATGTCCGCAAGCTGCTGCGCGACGCCGGCGTCAAGGTCGAGATCACGCCTGTGACGTCGTCCTCGTCCGAGGTCGCAGCGCTCGTCGGCGAGCGTGCCGAGTACGTTGATCCGGAGGTGCGCGCCGCGGCCGTGGCCGCGAAGATGCCGCAGCAGGGCGGCGGCACGTCCACCGGCGCCAACGCGCAGCGCAAGCGCTCACGCCGCGGCCCCGGTGCAGGCCAGGGCACGCGCGACGACGTAGCTCGCCGCGGACGTGGCGGCGCCGGCGGCGAGGGACACCGCAACGACGCTCCGGCCGCGAAGGGCCAGACCGCACGCTCCTCGCAGGGCGGCCAGGATTCTCGGCAGGGCCGGGGCTCGCGGACCCGTGCTGAGGGCTCGGCGCCTGTTCGCGGTCAGCAGCAGCGAGGGCAGCAGCGCGGCGAGCGGACGGGCGGCGAGCAGACCCGCGGAGGGAGCGCAGCCGTGTGGAGCTCGACGACCGGCGGAACCTCCGGCGGCAGCTACTCCGGCGGTTCGGGTTCCGGGGGCCAGCGTGGCCAGGGCAGCCAGGGTGGCCAGGGCCAGCGCGGCAGCCAGGGGCGCGGCCGTGGTCCGCGCCGGGCAGGCGCGCCGGCCTCCAACGCCCGCTGA
- a CDS encoding Lrp/AsnC family transcriptional regulator, with amino-acid sequence MQTLRPSRQNRADGPLLDVLSEEDLELINALQIAPRVTWQDAGAILGVRPATLAARWERLESQGLAWITSYGVGDPTEMTLAFVDVDCSPGTVMSVADALNAIPEVQTVELPAGHHDAMLTVFTRSLYDYANVVAPAILAIPGVERIHAALGSTLHQAGHSWRIPALDAKKSAAFAQLAERPRSSGPLTPACHDLLPLLARDGRASSAQMAKELGRNPSTVQRQLAKVLGSGLVAFRCDVAQLAVGFPATCTWYAKVPSGQHTAAAAAIRSIRSVRLSASITGRANFIVTMWLRSVAEVAAAEMAMAEKVPGIEFLESIVVLRVTKRMGVLVGPDSRARGRVDLAPAAIPAGLD; translated from the coding sequence ATGCAGACCCTGAGACCAAGTCGTCAGAATCGTGCGGACGGACCGCTGCTGGATGTCCTCTCCGAGGAGGACCTCGAACTCATCAACGCCCTGCAGATCGCCCCCCGCGTCACGTGGCAGGACGCGGGCGCGATCCTTGGGGTGCGTCCCGCCACGCTTGCCGCGCGGTGGGAGCGCCTCGAGTCGCAGGGCCTCGCGTGGATCACGTCCTACGGGGTGGGCGATCCCACCGAGATGACGCTCGCGTTCGTCGACGTCGACTGCTCCCCGGGCACAGTCATGTCCGTGGCGGACGCACTCAACGCGATCCCCGAGGTCCAGACCGTCGAGCTCCCCGCCGGCCACCACGACGCCATGCTGACCGTCTTCACACGATCCCTCTACGACTACGCGAATGTCGTCGCACCCGCCATCCTGGCCATCCCCGGCGTCGAGAGGATCCATGCGGCGCTCGGCAGCACGCTTCACCAGGCCGGCCACTCGTGGCGGATCCCCGCCCTCGACGCGAAGAAGTCCGCAGCGTTCGCCCAGCTCGCCGAGCGGCCGAGGTCCTCCGGCCCGCTCACGCCGGCGTGCCACGACCTCCTGCCCCTCTTGGCGCGGGACGGGCGGGCCAGCTCGGCGCAGATGGCCAAGGAGCTCGGCCGGAATCCGTCCACGGTCCAGAGGCAGCTCGCGAAGGTGCTCGGGTCCGGGCTCGTCGCGTTCCGCTGCGATGTGGCCCAGCTTGCCGTCGGCTTCCCGGCGACCTGCACGTGGTACGCGAAGGTGCCGTCAGGGCAGCACACCGCTGCGGCCGCGGCGATCCGCTCGATCCGCTCGGTCCGCCTGTCCGCGTCCATCACGGGTCGGGCCAACTTCATCGTCACGATGTGGCTGCGCTCGGTGGCGGAGGTCGCGGCGGCCGAGATGGCCATGGCGGAAAAGGTACCGGGGATTGAGTTCCTCGAAAGCATCGTCGTGCTGAGGGTGACGAAGCGCATGGGCGTCCTCGTCGGCCCGGACAGCAGGGCGCGGGGGCGCGTGGACCTTGCTCCGGCGGCCATCCCGGCCGGTCTGGACTGA
- a CDS encoding M20 metallopeptidase family protein codes for MEFIDTARSLQGQLTEWRHALHQEPEIGLALPRTQEKVLAALDGLGLEVSTGTDTTSVTAVLRGTGGATANGAPHDGGESPSSSASPAVTGTGRPTVLLRADMDALPVQERTGAPFTSRIDGAMHACGHDLHTSMLLGAATLLSDNRHRLAGDVVFMFQPGEEGYDGASVMIREGVLDAAGRRADAAFGMHVFSSMAPHGQFVTRPGVMMSASDGLFVKVLGAGGHGSAPHMAKDPVTVAAEMVVALQTMVTRQFDMFDPCVVTVGRLAAGSKRNIIPETAEFDATIRTFSGANRERMQTAIPRLLKGIANAHGLDAEVRYEAEYPLTVTDERETEFAEAAIAELFGADPSAPSRHARLAQPLSGSEDFSRVLAEVPGSFIGLSAVPAGVDPATSAFNHSPFATFDDAVLADGAALYAHLALTKAASLAGA; via the coding sequence ATGGAGTTCATCGACACCGCCCGGAGCCTTCAGGGCCAGCTCACCGAGTGGAGGCACGCCCTCCACCAGGAGCCGGAGATCGGGCTCGCGCTCCCCCGGACCCAGGAGAAGGTCCTCGCGGCCCTCGATGGGCTCGGGCTCGAGGTCTCGACCGGCACCGACACCACGTCGGTCACTGCGGTGCTGCGCGGCACCGGTGGTGCCACGGCAAACGGTGCGCCGCACGACGGCGGAGAGTCGCCGTCGTCGTCCGCCTCGCCTGCCGTGACCGGAACGGGCCGCCCCACCGTGCTGCTGAGGGCCGATATGGACGCCCTGCCCGTGCAGGAGCGCACCGGGGCCCCGTTCACGTCGCGGATCGACGGCGCGATGCACGCGTGCGGCCACGACCTGCACACCTCGATGCTGCTCGGCGCAGCCACCCTGCTCTCCGACAACCGGCACCGGCTCGCCGGGGACGTCGTCTTCATGTTCCAGCCGGGCGAGGAGGGCTACGACGGAGCGTCCGTGATGATCCGCGAGGGCGTCCTCGACGCCGCCGGGCGCCGGGCCGACGCGGCCTTCGGCATGCACGTCTTCTCGTCGATGGCGCCCCACGGGCAGTTCGTGACGCGGCCCGGGGTCATGATGAGCGCCTCCGACGGGCTGTTCGTCAAGGTCCTCGGCGCGGGCGGCCACGGCTCAGCCCCGCACATGGCCAAGGACCCGGTGACGGTGGCCGCCGAGATGGTCGTCGCGCTGCAGACCATGGTCACGCGCCAGTTCGACATGTTCGATCCGTGCGTCGTGACGGTAGGCCGGCTCGCCGCAGGGTCCAAGCGCAACATCATCCCCGAGACGGCCGAGTTCGACGCGACCATCCGCACGTTCTCGGGCGCGAACCGCGAGCGCATGCAGACGGCGATCCCGCGGCTGCTGAAGGGGATCGCCAACGCGCACGGCCTCGATGCCGAGGTCCGGTACGAGGCCGAGTACCCGCTCACCGTGACCGACGAGCGAGAGACGGAGTTCGCCGAGGCCGCGATCGCGGAGCTCTTCGGCGCCGACCCGAGCGCGCCGAGCCGCCACGCGCGTCTGGCCCAGCCGCTGAGCGGCTCGGAGGACTTCTCCCGCGTGCTCGCCGAGGTGCCCGGGAGCTTCATCGGCCTCAGCGCCGTGCCCGCTGGCGTCGACCCTGCCACCTCAGCGTTCAACCACTCCCCCTTCGCCACGTTCGACGACGCGGTGCTCGCGGACGGCGCGGCCCTCTACGCGCACCTCGCCCTGACCAAGGCCGCATCCCTCGCGGGCGCCTGA
- a CDS encoding MFS transporter, which yields MSTNTAVAGRLRKAPSTRQTIMSTGVGNAVEWFDWNVYATFAPFFSKQLFNGADPTSAILSTLAVFAVGFLARPFGGLVFGWIGDRIGRRTSMTFAVALAAFGSLLIAIAPTFTSVGAFASLTLLIARLIQGLAHGGELPSSQTYLSEVAPKEKRGLWSSLIYVSGTAGVLFGTFLGVLLTSVLTKAQMDAFGWRIPFFLGAALGLYGLVMRFRMPETEAFEGLAAGTTKPKHRMWRSIVEHRKQAFQVIGMTVGLTIIYYVWGVVAPAFAISSLHINASEALWAGVGANVVFLIALPLWGRLSDRIGRKKVMIIGGVGVAVLHFPMTWLLHDSAWQLFVSMSVMLVFIACSAAIVPAAYAEMFPAHIRTVGVGVPYSICVALFGGTAPYLQQLFADVLHASWAFNVYAVVMVCVSILTVLALPETKGKDLRH from the coding sequence ATGTCCACCAACACCGCCGTTGCCGGACGACTCCGGAAGGCACCGTCCACGCGACAGACGATCATGAGCACCGGCGTGGGGAACGCCGTCGAGTGGTTCGACTGGAACGTCTACGCGACGTTCGCGCCGTTCTTCTCGAAGCAGCTCTTCAACGGAGCAGACCCCACGTCCGCGATCCTCTCCACTCTCGCCGTCTTCGCGGTGGGCTTCCTCGCACGGCCCTTCGGCGGGCTCGTCTTCGGCTGGATTGGCGACCGGATCGGGCGCCGCACGTCGATGACCTTCGCCGTGGCCCTCGCGGCCTTCGGCAGCCTGCTCATCGCGATCGCCCCGACCTTCACCTCGGTCGGCGCGTTCGCCTCGCTCACGCTGCTCATCGCCAGGCTCATCCAGGGCCTCGCGCACGGCGGCGAGCTGCCCTCCTCCCAGACGTACCTCTCCGAGGTCGCGCCGAAGGAGAAGCGCGGGCTCTGGTCCTCGCTCATCTACGTCTCCGGGACCGCCGGGGTCCTCTTCGGCACCTTCCTCGGCGTGCTCCTCACGAGCGTGCTGACCAAGGCGCAGATGGACGCCTTCGGCTGGCGCATCCCCTTCTTCCTCGGGGCGGCGCTGGGCCTGTACGGCCTCGTCATGCGCTTCCGGATGCCCGAGACCGAGGCGTTCGAGGGGCTCGCCGCCGGCACCACCAAGCCGAAGCACCGGATGTGGCGCTCGATCGTGGAGCACCGGAAGCAGGCCTTCCAAGTGATCGGTATGACGGTCGGCCTCACGATCATCTACTACGTGTGGGGCGTCGTGGCCCCTGCTTTCGCCATCTCGAGCCTCCACATCAATGCCTCGGAGGCGCTGTGGGCGGGTGTCGGCGCGAACGTCGTGTTCCTCATCGCACTGCCGCTGTGGGGAAGGCTGAGCGACCGGATCGGCCGCAAGAAGGTCATGATCATCGGCGGGGTCGGGGTGGCGGTGCTGCACTTCCCGATGACGTGGCTCCTCCACGACTCGGCCTGGCAGCTGTTCGTCTCGATGTCCGTCATGCTCGTGTTCATCGCGTGCTCGGCGGCGATCGTGCCGGCCGCGTATGCCGAGATGTTCCCCGCGCACATCCGCACCGTGGGTGTGGGCGTGCCCTACTCGATCTGCGTGGCGCTCTTCGGCGGCACGGCGCCGTACCTCCAGCAGCTCTTCGCCGATGTCCTGCACGCGTCCTGGGCGTTCAACGTCTATGCGGTGGTCATGGTCTGCGTCTCGATCCTGACGGTGCTGGCCCTGCCCGAGACGAAGGGCAAGGATCTCAGGCACTGA
- the trmB gene encoding tRNA (guanosine(46)-N7)-methyltransferase TrmB codes for MSEHPESPTPAHGDPLQGNPVTPGSQASFGTYRRQPVSFVRRGTRLQGRRQTAWDEHADAYVVDVPRHVADTSVHPDFVFDAAAEFGRAAPLVVEIGSGLGEAIVAAAEARPEHDFLAVEVYKPGLANTLLRIAQRGLTNVRVVQANAPEVLGTMLTARSVAELWVFFPDPWHKSKHHKRRLVRDSFADLAARVLAPGGVWRLATDWSGYAQQLREVVADSPHFRNAHDGELAGSPSPLTAAWASGVDCEATGEVDEVGGWAPRFEGRVLTSFENKALAAGRVIFDLTAVRG; via the coding sequence ATGAGCGAGCACCCCGAATCCCCCACGCCGGCCCACGGCGATCCCCTCCAGGGCAACCCCGTCACCCCCGGCTCACAGGCATCCTTCGGGACGTACCGGCGGCAGCCGGTGAGCTTCGTGCGGCGCGGAACCCGCCTGCAGGGGCGGCGGCAGACTGCGTGGGACGAGCACGCGGACGCGTACGTGGTGGACGTTCCACGGCACGTCGCGGACACGTCCGTGCATCCGGACTTCGTGTTCGACGCGGCGGCGGAGTTCGGGCGTGCAGCACCGCTCGTCGTCGAGATCGGCTCCGGCCTCGGCGAGGCGATCGTCGCGGCGGCCGAGGCGCGCCCGGAGCACGACTTCCTCGCCGTCGAGGTCTACAAGCCCGGGCTCGCGAACACGCTCCTTCGCATCGCGCAGCGCGGCCTCACGAACGTGCGCGTGGTCCAGGCCAACGCCCCCGAGGTCCTCGGCACGATGCTCACCGCAAGGTCCGTGGCCGAGCTGTGGGTGTTCTTCCCCGATCCGTGGCACAAGTCGAAGCACCACAAGCGGCGCCTCGTGCGGGACTCGTTCGCTGACCTCGCGGCGCGGGTACTCGCCCCCGGTGGGGTGTGGCGGCTCGCGACCGACTGGTCCGGCTACGCCCAGCAGCTGCGCGAGGTGGTCGCGGACTCGCCGCACTTCCGCAACGCGCACGACGGCGAGCTGGCCGGCTCCCCGAGCCCCCTCACCGCCGCGTGGGCCTCCGGCGTGGATTGCGAGGCGACCGGGGAGGTCGACGAGGTGGGCGGCTGGGCACCCCGATTCGAGGGCCGCGTCCTGACGAGCTTCGAGAACAAGGCGCTCGCGGCCGGCCGCGTGATCTTTGACCTCACGGCCGTGCGGGGCTAG